A region from the Carassius carassius chromosome 33, fCarCar2.1, whole genome shotgun sequence genome encodes:
- the LOC132113672 gene encoding SH3 domain and tetratricopeptide repeat-containing protein 2-like isoform X2, whose product MRNKHTAGCQQDRAISPAELDALWNDPPYALAAVSELFSPNDAMIADEEVEAEAKVEAEGISREIYCRRKETFSGSNTVSSLGERFSPDVVLLFSGRRRSGVTLDCELQEALRTRLRVVESNSQDVVQLFKDLSARLVSVDAEKDSFIITFKTVEEIWKFSTYLALGYVARCLENFLCDQSFWLDPALLSDVEICVTVNEDHLATLYLGLLLQEGTFFAKTLYNSDCREEEEELTYRRNDLVMVKDIGQETIWEGMLLSTGQHGLVPVHDMQPLPYPFYQWFLKKYPGNAGGIPVTEGLFDHPVVVGTCIAVVDHYPVVKDELHLRKGDIIKIEGFVFNALNMFIGRHLTSGEIGFVHKASVKPQSIEPLNEQLVFLSEEERVALTKLNPCFEPYQSDVLANLSFTDISTVYRLDRLDDSDFPFIRNHPKSEQKSTVDQRKSTISENSGATPYHSSPRQSFCTSQNHLDRDSEVLSFNLEDTFREMDEYEEDPPNFMDEGIWEADEAERCDPILTLLNLEYFQDTFQTLYDLSYSFLDTFFHGLAEDEVLQHLENLREGAKKGRMLWAHRRACFLLGRLCAKKLKYSQARVYFEEAQKVPVNGFDDRPLLTALYTNLTAVYLKQKMMDKLPFTLEKASALIMCLPCHNFCSVDEFELLKPIMRKAIIEKDKYLEARTCYLCLCLFLRLRKIEDALPFVERLQFLTITLSVEQGRPIAPVDLNWMLCRLYHKKYLPYLTLASLSLDSGQEHSLDDAFQKIELFIKNSVRLNPHWKESTSVLPAQVVVYLQQALSIASQGEDLRTQRDLCLSLASVYQQHGALEKAVPFAQKAAQTGSQVNEEEGFEASILLAWLLVLTEEPIQAQNTLQPVLKSLDETDSPTQRGVVYNLLALCHRKQGRVQEAARNFYNALQISRENGNKRNEALALANLGCLSLSVGASGLAECFLLNSLHLFQFLSESPTDQEHVQALLWLGQSYSDRGGSQEVRLCFEMGLLIAISANNLHSQMVVAKVLSCHYADLLLYGQCIVYYEHCVGLCRMLKNKQLEGEYLELLSNLYLSLNTEKSSRKSLDYSKQSLRISIDLGKRQEESETWLQVGRIYYLIHEDELADMYLQAAVKTALRMNDPCFAMSIYEEAGDVFFKGHRNQLAALPFYRDGSLPFARSIKDVHSEFRLLSKLTELLMKQKEYEEALQYAILAVQVSATTGVALNERVSFHRLASVYFSLGKYEMAENYYLKSLSLCPTALEHAIEVRYYVKVYCRLADLTLYRLKDSFDAMGYFHLALAAALEDKDSLSTLYIIYMKLAEIHANYIPDAELSKSYMEKAQSLRKELAGYTDSNSTEEAHQDPAEADSDTHTKAGRSDSSSGTSTLTESSMTDTNVDTNVSKETGAGLPDQTNPETSCADNTNHTRQSSLKEGLTLVL is encoded by the exons ATGCGGAACAAACACACAGCCGGGTGTCAGCAGGACAGAg CGATATCACCCGCTGAGCTCGATGCCTTATGGAATGACCCTCCATATGCTTTAGCAGCCGTCAGTGAGCTCTTTTCGCCCAATGACGCCATGATAGCTG ATGAGGAAGTGGAGGCTGAGGCCAAGGTGGAGGCAGAAGGCATAAGCAGAGAGATTTACTGCAGGAGGAAGGAAACATTCAGCGGAAGCAACACAGTATCTTCATTAGGAGAACGCTTCTCTCCAG atgttgttttgttatttagcGGGAGGCGACGATCTGGTGTAACGCTTGACTGTGAGCTTCAGGAGGCACTACGTACCAGACTCCGAGTAGTAGAGAGCAACAGCCAGGATGTTGTTCAGCTATTCAAG GATCTGTCTGCAAGACTTGTGTCTGTTGATGCTGAAAAAGACAGCTTTATCATCACCTTTAAGACTGTCGAGGAGATTTGGAAGTTCTCCACTTACCTGGCACTCG GATATGTAGCAAGATGTCTTGAAAACTTCCTGTGTGACCAGTCGTTCTGGCTGGATCCTGCATTGCTAAGTGATGTAGAAATCTGTGTAACAGTGAATGAAGACCACTTAGCTACTCTTTACTTAGGACTTCTGCTACAAGAAG GTACATTCTTTGCCAAGACTTTATATAACAGTGATTGcagagaggaggaagaggagcttACCTACAGGAGGAATGACCTGGTCATGGTTAAAGACATAGGACAAGAGACCATTTGGGAGGGTATGCTGCTGTCCACGGGCCAACATGGTCTGGTCCCTGTGCATGATATGCAGCCTCTGCCCTATCCATTTTATCA gtGGTTCCTTAAGAAATATCCCGGGAATGCAGGGGGGATTCCAGTTACAGAAGGCCTCTTCGATCATCCTGTTG TGGTGGGGACTTGTATAGCAGTAGTGGACCATTACCCAGTGGTTAAAGATGAGCTGCACTTACGCAAGGGAGACATAATCAAGATTGAGGGATTTGTTTTCAATGCTCTGAACATGTTCATAGGAAGGCACCTCACCAGTGGAGAGATAGGATTTGTTCACAAGGCCAGTGTAAAACCTCAGAGCATTGAGCCTCT CAATGAACAATTGGTCTTTCTCAGTGAGGAGGAAAGGGTGGCCCTGACTAAACTTAACCCTTGCTTTGAACCCTACCAGTCTGATGTACTAGCAAATCTATCCTTCACTGATATAAGCACTGTGTATAGACTGG ATAGACTTGATGACTCTGATTTCCCTTTCATAAGAAATCATCCAAAGTCAG AGCAGAAATCTACAGTGGATCAAAGAAAGAGCACCATATCTGAAAACAGTGGTGCAACTCCCTACCACTCGTCACCACGGCAATCGTTTTGTACCTCTCAGAATCATCTCGACCGGGACTCTGAGGTCCTCTCCTTTAATCTGGAGGACACCTTTAGAGAGATGGATGAATATGAGGAAGACCCTCCAAACTTCATGGATGAGGGTATCTGGGAGGCTGATGAAGCTGAGAGATGTGACCCAATCCTGACCCTCCTAAATCTGGAATATTTCCAGGACACATTTCAAACACTTTATGACCTCTCCTACTCTTTCCTGGACACTTTCTTCCATGGCCTTGCAGAGGATGAGGTGCTTCAACATCTGGAAAACTTGCGAGAAGGAGCGAAGAAAGGCAGGATGCTCTGGGCCCACCGGCGAGCCTGCTTCCTTCTTGGCCGGCTATGTGCCAAGAAACTGAAGTACTCACAAGCAAGAGTGTACTTCGAGGAGGCTCAAAAGGTCCCTGTAAATGGTTTTGATGACAGACCTCTTCTAACTGCACTGTATACCAATCTCACTGCTGTTTACCTGAAACAGAAGATGATGGACAAGCTGCCATTCACTCTAGAAAAGGCAAGTGCTCTAATTATGTGTCTTCCTTGCCACAACTTCTGCTCTGTGGATGAGTTTGAGCTGCTCAAACCAATCATGCGCAAAGCCATAATTGAAAAAGACAAGTACCTAGAGGCACGGACATGCTACCTCTGCCTCTGTCTCTTTCTCCGTCTAAGAAAAATAGAGGATGCTTTACCTTTTGTAGAGAGACTTCAGTTCCTAACTATCACTCTGTCTGTAGAACAAGGGAGGCCAATAGCCCCAGTTGATCTCAACTGGATGCTGTGCAGGCTTTATCATAAAAAGTATTTGCCCTACCTCACACTAGCTTCTTTAAGTTTAGACTCAGGGCAAGAGCATTCCTTGGATGATGCATTCCAGAAAATTGAACTCTTTATCAAAAACTCAGTCAGGCTTAATCCGCACTGGAAGGAGAGTACTTCTGTGCTTCCTGCACAGGTGGTGGTCTACCTTCAACAGGCCTTGTCAATAGCTAGTCAAGGGGAAGACTTGAGGACTCAGAGGGACCTGTGCCTGAGCCTGGCTAGTGTTTACCAGCAGCATGGAGCTTTAGAGAAGGCTGTGCCCTTTGCCCAAAAAGCAGCACAGACTGGAAGCCAGGTTAATGAAGAGGAGGGCTTTGAGGCATCCATACTGCTGGCCTGGCTATTGGTGCTAACAGAGGAACCCATACAAGCTCAGAATACTCTGCAACCTGTGCTTAAATCTTTGGATGAAACAGACAGTCCGACACAGCGTGGTGTAGTCTACAACCTTCTAGCCCTATGCCACCGCAAACAGGGCAGAGTCCAAGAGGCAGCCAGAAACTTTTATAATGCTCTGCAGATCTCTCGAGAGAATGGGAACAAGCGCAATGAAGCACTAGCACTGGCTAACTTGGGCTGCTTATCTCTTTCTGTAGGGGCTTCGGGCTTAGCAGAGTGTTTCCTACTCAATTCCCTGCACCTATTCCAGTTTCTTTCAGAAAGTCCTACAGATCAGGAGCATGTCCAGGCTTTGCTTTGGCTTGGCCAGAGCTACAGCGATAGAGGAGGGAGTCAGGAAGTCAGACTATGCTTTGAGATGGGCCTCCTTATTGCTATTAGTGCTAACAATCTGCACA GTCAAATGGTTGTGGCAAAAGTTCTAAGTTGCCATTACGCTGACTTGCTGCTGTATGGACAGTGTATTGTTTACTATGAGCACTGTGTGGGGCTGTGCAGAATGCTAAAGAATAAACAGCTAGAAGGAGAGTACCTGGAACTTCTCAGCAACCTCTATCTCTCACTCAACACTGAGAA gtcATCAAGGAAGTCTCTTGATTATTCAAAGCAAAGCTTAAGAATCTCCATAGACCTGGGAAAAAGACAGGAAGAGTCTGAGACATGGCTGCAAGTGGGCCGTATCTACTATCTGATCCATGAAGATGAACTGGCTGACATGTACCTACAG GCAGCAGTAAAGACAGCCCTGAGGATGAACGACCCATGCTTTGCTATGAGCATTTATGAGGAAGCAGGAGATGTGTTCTTCAAAGGACACAGAAACCAACTGGCTGCCCTACCTTTTTACAGA gATGGGAGTTTGCCATTTGCGCGCAGCATTAAGGATGTGCATTCAGAGTTTAGGCTTTTGAGCAAACTCACAGAGCTCCTGATGAAGCAGAAGGAGTATGAAGAGGCACTGCAGTATGCCATACTCGCAGTGCAGGTCAGCGCCACAACTG gtgttgCTCTGAATGAGAGAGTGTCCTTCCATCGTCTTGCTTCAGTGTACTTCTCTCTAGGGAAGTATGAGATGGCTGAGAACTACTACCTGAAGTCTCTTTCACTCTGCCCCACTGCACTTGAACATGCCATTGAAGTTCGGTACTATGTTAAAGTGTACTGCAGACTGGCTGACCTGACCCTATACAGATTAAAG GATTCATTTGATGCCATGGGCTACTTCCACTTAGCCCTGGCGGCAGCACTGGAGGACAAAGACAGCCTAAGCACACTTTACATAATCTACATGAAGCTTGCAGAGATCCATGCCAACTACATACCCGATGCTGAACTGAGTAAAAGCTACATGGAAAAGGCGCAGAGCTTGAGGAAGGAACTGGCAGGATACACAGACTCTAACAGCACAGAAGAAGCACATCAGGACCCAGCTGAGGCAGATTCAGATACTCACACCAAAGCTGGTCGGTCAGACTCCAGCAGTGGCACCAGTACTCTCACAGAGTCCAGTATGACCGACACTAACGTGGACACTAACGTATCGAAGGAAACAGGTGCGGGGCTTCCTGATCAAACCAATCCAGAGACTAGCTGTGCAGATAATACAAACCACACTCGTCAAAGCAGTTTGAAGGAGGGCTTGACCTTAGTATTGTGA
- the LOC132113672 gene encoding SH3 domain and tetratricopeptide repeat-containing protein 2-like isoform X5: protein MRNKHTAGCQQDRDEEVEAEAKVEAEGISREIYCRRKETFSGSNTVSSLGERFSPDVVLLFSGRRRSGVTLDCELQEALRTRLRVVESNSQDVVQLFKDLSARLVSVDAEKDSFIITFKTVEEIWKFSTYLALGYVARCLENFLCDQSFWLDPALLSDVEICVTVNEDHLATLYLGLLLQEGTFFAKTLYNSDCREEEEELTYRRNDLVMVKDIGQETIWEGMLLSTGQHGLVPVHDMQPLPYPFYQWFLKKYPGNAGGIPVTEGLFDHPVVVGTCIAVVDHYPVVKDELHLRKGDIIKIEGFVFNALNMFIGRHLTSGEIGFVHKASVKPQSIEPLNEQLVFLSEEERVALTKLNPCFEPYQSDVLANLSFTDISTVYRLDRLDDSDFPFIRNHPKSEQKSTVDQRKSTISENSGATPYHSSPRQSFCTSQNHLDRDSEVLSFNLEDTFREMDEYEEDPPNFMDEGIWEADEAERCDPILTLLNLEYFQDTFQTLYDLSYSFLDTFFHGLAEDEVLQHLENLREGAKKGRMLWAHRRACFLLGRLCAKKLKYSQARVYFEEAQKVPVNGFDDRPLLTALYTNLTAVYLKQKMMDKLPFTLEKASALIMCLPCHNFCSVDEFELLKPIMRKAIIEKDKYLEARTCYLCLCLFLRLRKIEDALPFVERLQFLTITLSVEQGRPIAPVDLNWMLCRLYHKKYLPYLTLASLSLDSGQEHSLDDAFQKIELFIKNSVRLNPHWKESTSVLPAQVVVYLQQALSIASQGEDLRTQRDLCLSLASVYQQHGALEKAVPFAQKAAQTGSQVNEEEGFEASILLAWLLVLTEEPIQAQNTLQPVLKSLDETDSPTQRGVVYNLLALCHRKQGRVQEAARNFYNALQISRENGNKRNEALALANLGCLSLSVGASGLAECFLLNSLHLFQFLSESPTDQEHVQALLWLGQSYSDRGGSQEVRLCFEMGLLIAISANNLHSQMVVAKVLSCHYADLLLYGQCIVYYEHCVGLCRMLKNKQLEGEYLELLSNLYLSLNTEKSSRKSLDYSKQSLRISIDLGKRQEESETWLQVGRIYYLIHEDELADMYLQAAVKTALRMNDPCFAMSIYEEAGDVFFKGHRNQLAALPFYRDGSLPFARSIKDVHSEFRLLSKLTELLMKQKEYEEALQYAILAVQVSATTGVALNERVSFHRLASVYFSLGKYEMAENYYLKSLSLCPTALEHAIEVRYYVKVYCRLADLTLYRLKDSFDAMGYFHLALAAALEDKDSLSTLYIIYMKLAEIHANYIPDAELSKSYMEKAQSLRKELAGYTDSNSTEEAHQDPAEADSDTHTKAGRSDSSSGTSTLTESSMTDTNVDTNVSKETGAGLPDQTNPETSCADNTNHTRQSSLKEGLTLVL, encoded by the exons ATGCGGAACAAACACACAGCCGGGTGTCAGCAGGACAGAg ATGAGGAAGTGGAGGCTGAGGCCAAGGTGGAGGCAGAAGGCATAAGCAGAGAGATTTACTGCAGGAGGAAGGAAACATTCAGCGGAAGCAACACAGTATCTTCATTAGGAGAACGCTTCTCTCCAG atgttgttttgttatttagcGGGAGGCGACGATCTGGTGTAACGCTTGACTGTGAGCTTCAGGAGGCACTACGTACCAGACTCCGAGTAGTAGAGAGCAACAGCCAGGATGTTGTTCAGCTATTCAAG GATCTGTCTGCAAGACTTGTGTCTGTTGATGCTGAAAAAGACAGCTTTATCATCACCTTTAAGACTGTCGAGGAGATTTGGAAGTTCTCCACTTACCTGGCACTCG GATATGTAGCAAGATGTCTTGAAAACTTCCTGTGTGACCAGTCGTTCTGGCTGGATCCTGCATTGCTAAGTGATGTAGAAATCTGTGTAACAGTGAATGAAGACCACTTAGCTACTCTTTACTTAGGACTTCTGCTACAAGAAG GTACATTCTTTGCCAAGACTTTATATAACAGTGATTGcagagaggaggaagaggagcttACCTACAGGAGGAATGACCTGGTCATGGTTAAAGACATAGGACAAGAGACCATTTGGGAGGGTATGCTGCTGTCCACGGGCCAACATGGTCTGGTCCCTGTGCATGATATGCAGCCTCTGCCCTATCCATTTTATCA gtGGTTCCTTAAGAAATATCCCGGGAATGCAGGGGGGATTCCAGTTACAGAAGGCCTCTTCGATCATCCTGTTG TGGTGGGGACTTGTATAGCAGTAGTGGACCATTACCCAGTGGTTAAAGATGAGCTGCACTTACGCAAGGGAGACATAATCAAGATTGAGGGATTTGTTTTCAATGCTCTGAACATGTTCATAGGAAGGCACCTCACCAGTGGAGAGATAGGATTTGTTCACAAGGCCAGTGTAAAACCTCAGAGCATTGAGCCTCT CAATGAACAATTGGTCTTTCTCAGTGAGGAGGAAAGGGTGGCCCTGACTAAACTTAACCCTTGCTTTGAACCCTACCAGTCTGATGTACTAGCAAATCTATCCTTCACTGATATAAGCACTGTGTATAGACTGG ATAGACTTGATGACTCTGATTTCCCTTTCATAAGAAATCATCCAAAGTCAG AGCAGAAATCTACAGTGGATCAAAGAAAGAGCACCATATCTGAAAACAGTGGTGCAACTCCCTACCACTCGTCACCACGGCAATCGTTTTGTACCTCTCAGAATCATCTCGACCGGGACTCTGAGGTCCTCTCCTTTAATCTGGAGGACACCTTTAGAGAGATGGATGAATATGAGGAAGACCCTCCAAACTTCATGGATGAGGGTATCTGGGAGGCTGATGAAGCTGAGAGATGTGACCCAATCCTGACCCTCCTAAATCTGGAATATTTCCAGGACACATTTCAAACACTTTATGACCTCTCCTACTCTTTCCTGGACACTTTCTTCCATGGCCTTGCAGAGGATGAGGTGCTTCAACATCTGGAAAACTTGCGAGAAGGAGCGAAGAAAGGCAGGATGCTCTGGGCCCACCGGCGAGCCTGCTTCCTTCTTGGCCGGCTATGTGCCAAGAAACTGAAGTACTCACAAGCAAGAGTGTACTTCGAGGAGGCTCAAAAGGTCCCTGTAAATGGTTTTGATGACAGACCTCTTCTAACTGCACTGTATACCAATCTCACTGCTGTTTACCTGAAACAGAAGATGATGGACAAGCTGCCATTCACTCTAGAAAAGGCAAGTGCTCTAATTATGTGTCTTCCTTGCCACAACTTCTGCTCTGTGGATGAGTTTGAGCTGCTCAAACCAATCATGCGCAAAGCCATAATTGAAAAAGACAAGTACCTAGAGGCACGGACATGCTACCTCTGCCTCTGTCTCTTTCTCCGTCTAAGAAAAATAGAGGATGCTTTACCTTTTGTAGAGAGACTTCAGTTCCTAACTATCACTCTGTCTGTAGAACAAGGGAGGCCAATAGCCCCAGTTGATCTCAACTGGATGCTGTGCAGGCTTTATCATAAAAAGTATTTGCCCTACCTCACACTAGCTTCTTTAAGTTTAGACTCAGGGCAAGAGCATTCCTTGGATGATGCATTCCAGAAAATTGAACTCTTTATCAAAAACTCAGTCAGGCTTAATCCGCACTGGAAGGAGAGTACTTCTGTGCTTCCTGCACAGGTGGTGGTCTACCTTCAACAGGCCTTGTCAATAGCTAGTCAAGGGGAAGACTTGAGGACTCAGAGGGACCTGTGCCTGAGCCTGGCTAGTGTTTACCAGCAGCATGGAGCTTTAGAGAAGGCTGTGCCCTTTGCCCAAAAAGCAGCACAGACTGGAAGCCAGGTTAATGAAGAGGAGGGCTTTGAGGCATCCATACTGCTGGCCTGGCTATTGGTGCTAACAGAGGAACCCATACAAGCTCAGAATACTCTGCAACCTGTGCTTAAATCTTTGGATGAAACAGACAGTCCGACACAGCGTGGTGTAGTCTACAACCTTCTAGCCCTATGCCACCGCAAACAGGGCAGAGTCCAAGAGGCAGCCAGAAACTTTTATAATGCTCTGCAGATCTCTCGAGAGAATGGGAACAAGCGCAATGAAGCACTAGCACTGGCTAACTTGGGCTGCTTATCTCTTTCTGTAGGGGCTTCGGGCTTAGCAGAGTGTTTCCTACTCAATTCCCTGCACCTATTCCAGTTTCTTTCAGAAAGTCCTACAGATCAGGAGCATGTCCAGGCTTTGCTTTGGCTTGGCCAGAGCTACAGCGATAGAGGAGGGAGTCAGGAAGTCAGACTATGCTTTGAGATGGGCCTCCTTATTGCTATTAGTGCTAACAATCTGCACA GTCAAATGGTTGTGGCAAAAGTTCTAAGTTGCCATTACGCTGACTTGCTGCTGTATGGACAGTGTATTGTTTACTATGAGCACTGTGTGGGGCTGTGCAGAATGCTAAAGAATAAACAGCTAGAAGGAGAGTACCTGGAACTTCTCAGCAACCTCTATCTCTCACTCAACACTGAGAA gtcATCAAGGAAGTCTCTTGATTATTCAAAGCAAAGCTTAAGAATCTCCATAGACCTGGGAAAAAGACAGGAAGAGTCTGAGACATGGCTGCAAGTGGGCCGTATCTACTATCTGATCCATGAAGATGAACTGGCTGACATGTACCTACAG GCAGCAGTAAAGACAGCCCTGAGGATGAACGACCCATGCTTTGCTATGAGCATTTATGAGGAAGCAGGAGATGTGTTCTTCAAAGGACACAGAAACCAACTGGCTGCCCTACCTTTTTACAGA gATGGGAGTTTGCCATTTGCGCGCAGCATTAAGGATGTGCATTCAGAGTTTAGGCTTTTGAGCAAACTCACAGAGCTCCTGATGAAGCAGAAGGAGTATGAAGAGGCACTGCAGTATGCCATACTCGCAGTGCAGGTCAGCGCCACAACTG gtgttgCTCTGAATGAGAGAGTGTCCTTCCATCGTCTTGCTTCAGTGTACTTCTCTCTAGGGAAGTATGAGATGGCTGAGAACTACTACCTGAAGTCTCTTTCACTCTGCCCCACTGCACTTGAACATGCCATTGAAGTTCGGTACTATGTTAAAGTGTACTGCAGACTGGCTGACCTGACCCTATACAGATTAAAG GATTCATTTGATGCCATGGGCTACTTCCACTTAGCCCTGGCGGCAGCACTGGAGGACAAAGACAGCCTAAGCACACTTTACATAATCTACATGAAGCTTGCAGAGATCCATGCCAACTACATACCCGATGCTGAACTGAGTAAAAGCTACATGGAAAAGGCGCAGAGCTTGAGGAAGGAACTGGCAGGATACACAGACTCTAACAGCACAGAAGAAGCACATCAGGACCCAGCTGAGGCAGATTCAGATACTCACACCAAAGCTGGTCGGTCAGACTCCAGCAGTGGCACCAGTACTCTCACAGAGTCCAGTATGACCGACACTAACGTGGACACTAACGTATCGAAGGAAACAGGTGCGGGGCTTCCTGATCAAACCAATCCAGAGACTAGCTGTGCAGATAATACAAACCACACTCGTCAAAGCAGTTTGAAGGAGGGCTTGACCTTAGTATTGTGA